In Bradysia coprophila strain Holo2 unplaced genomic scaffold, BU_Bcop_v1 contig_546, whole genome shotgun sequence, the DNA window AATGTGCAGTAATTACTGCACCGATTTACCGTTTCTGAAGCTACACATATGTGTTTGCGTTTAAATAAAACCAGAGTTCAacgcaacgttttttttattattgaaaaaatcTTCCCGAGAGAGACACCATATATTCTTCCATTCATTCAGCAGAGTtgacaatttgaaaaatgttgccCTTAAATAATCGGTAAATTCAGTCGtttgcagagaaatgataagttggtacgcctgtggcgagatagaaggaacatgtgaatgacagttggctcctatgggagagaatgtgagagaatttgtatgcaattttcttataactgcaaagaacgataatctcgcaTTTATCCCTTTAGTGCTAAACTGTTTGTCTGAATATATCTCAGCAGAAAAAATAGCGTTTGCACCTCTGttcaaaatgattattttgacgattttgtttaacgatttcgttttcaaaattggagtaaaatacagaaattcGTCAAGCGAGTCGCCAGCGATCAGCGGtgggttttcatttttcatttttagaaGTTGGCACACGTGCATTGCTGCATTATACGCACTGAAAACCTTAAtctattcacgccgtaagtgtgctaaaaatgtgaattttaagtgaacgatttgataaaaagtgaaccgaaaaaatacaattcaacgcttcattgtatgaaaatgacgctacgttagaaagacgtccgcactttccattttgaatttcgaccgcacttacggagtcaattatttcaattattgaTATTTGAGTGTATGTCGAGGCCTAGGTAGATATAGTGTGGAAGTGTGGAGACGCGCGACCTAGCACTATGATTGACCATGATTTACTTGCTATCATACAACACATGGCCCGactttttattccattttttgatgagatggcgtttgtatcgaacttttgtgccaccgcacatctgatacggttatatatggcattacctccacacTATATCTACCTTGGTCGAGGCGAAATTGAACTATAGGTAAAACTCTGTCCTCAGTCctcatatttcaattttaatatttcattaGTTTGAAGCTCAAATCTCACTAGCGATTTCTGCGTCGGCGAATATTTGAGAGTAAGTGGAACGATCCTTTTCCTATAGGAATTAGTTGGGAATTGAGAAGGCAAATATATGGTGGAGGTAATGTCAAATCAGTGAAAACCCCTGAAAGGGtgaaagtgacgcaagtcctttatcttaactacaaaataactgatattgATGAGGGTGACGCCTTCTGCGCCTAAACACAAAAGTCTTATCAACGAAatatagaaagaaaattttacaaaaaaaaaattgtgtcacaaagtggcagatgattcggcttacttccgtttgaattcaaTTCTTTCGGGAAGtatttttcccaattttaataattttcttaacaGTAGTTTCCTCAACGTCTCGATGGCATACCTCCACGGTAAGTCATCAGCTAATCCTTTCTTGTTTTTTAGTTTAGTTGTGTTAGGTCATTACACGAATTTGATCACACACATTTCAATATTGACCGATAGTTTCAACTTATAGTTGAAATAGTACGGATGAGTTGAGGAGAGATCAAGTTTAAAGTAGTATGAAGCCTGAATAAGAGATGaattataaatcattttaaatcGGAATTCATCTTGGTAGTATTGTCAACAGATATGTTATGTTAACTCGATGTACAGCGACAATATCATTGAAAGCACTCCTTATCGTTAAAATCTGATGCGAAAAACCCTTAGCCCGTATCGCCTATTTCTATACAAAATTCTCCCTGTGCCACGTTAACTTTTCACAGACAGCATGCATATCAGCACTTTTAgaatcgggtctattacttcatttaatataagaattttgaagagattgatttcaaatcttttacttcatccaGGTGTGTCAGCTTCGTGTTTTGGTGCCGAATTATCCCGCCGGGATGTGGCTGTTTACATTCAAAATTCGACAATGTAGACAGTTATAAgtaatattgaagtaatagattctgtATCAAATACTAGAAGGAACTTTCCACAATAATGCAAAAaccgatttaatgattttgtttcgaTACATTTGCCGGTtccaaagtaaaaatttgtatttaaatatCGTCTACCGGCTGTCCATAACGAATTGCAATTTTTGGTGTCATTCAACGTTTCGATATTATGTGTGTGCGGGGAAGTAGTTTAGTTCCGGTCACGCTTGATTTTATCTCTCTACCCCGTCAGAATCAATGAATGCAACTACTATACGTACGCAccgtagaaaatattttctgcatcataaaaatgatgaattcaatttcgattcgtttccattttcatttaaattttgaattattagaTGGTTTTAATGGTTTAATTTATATATCATCTCATCCCTCTCCCCTCATTCGGTGTTTTCACTGCATTGTGTTGTTTTGTATAACCTCAATTAATGCATTAGATACATACACGGTTGGATGAATgaacatttagtttaaaaacacgaaaaacaattcgttTTAAAGGGGTCTTGTGGTTTGTGatgattgtaaaaaaaaaagtgtacgaagatattccaaaaatgaaaacacgAAATACTTCTGCTGTTGCAGTTGCTCTACAATACAGGGAATTGCGGGAatcattaataatttttacagtGGCTCATCACGGCTCATAATTACAATTGGTTTATTCCCACATTTAAAACAGATAAAAGTTGAACTTACGAAGATTGTTCTGTTAAGTAAATGGACAATAAAGCCGACAATGTGAAAGTGTTAAGttagcatttaaaaaaaagaccagaccaaagaaatttaatgtttggCTCTTTTTCGAAGATATATTACGTCAAACTTTCTTTACATCGGTTACATAAAGCTTGAGAGTGACACTATTTACCCTATTTCCATCGCAAGAAAACAATCAGAAATACAATTACAGCTAAATTAGcataaaaaaacagaaaaaaaacacttttcggtcattttttgaccacttttgaCTGTCACCAGCCTAGATATGGCACATTTGTCACATTTCTTGGATAGAAATACTATTTATGAGTGCCACAACAAAATTACCAATCAAATGtggaaatgtcaaaaaatgtgaaatgtgaaaGTTTGGACAGCACATTCACCGTTAGATTAGCACCTACGTTAAAACGGACTTCACATTTGGAAAGTATATACCCAAATGTGCCCAGATGTGACCTAGATGTGACTTTCGGAGCTATAGCGGGGGAAAATGTGCCAATCACATCTAgcgaaaaatgcaaatttgacaaaatgtgATTGGCATGATGTAATGATGAGCCactgtaaaaattattaacgattcccgcaactcccagGGTGGAGCGAAATAGGTATTTACATCACATGGTGTTGTTGGAGCCGAAAGCGAAGCAACATACATAATAAGTAAAAACAATTCTCGAGGTATACGAAATTCGTATTACGAATCAACACGCATACTGGGGTTGAAAGGTTCAAGAAGAATCAAAGAGATAGTGTGTGTGGAAGAGAGAGCGAGAATTACCCCAAAAAACACTTAAACAAGTGCTTGGACAATACTCTCTCCAGaaaacaaactacttttattaaggtggtgaacgaatcaagtagcctttggaatttatATGTCgattacagcgtagtcagtcaaaatgtagaatagtgtttgtagaatacaaagaaataaggtgtgaatttgacacagagagctgagacTTTGGTTGCTAGAAAGAGTATTGGCTTGGATGAGTATGTGAAGCATATGCTCACCAAACCAAACccaataaaacaataaaagacACAAAATTATCACTCACCTCTGCCCTTTACAATAAACTTTTTCGGCGGTTCCTTTTTGTAGTGTTTCTGTAATCCTGTAAGGCCGGTGTCGTTTCCATTTTTGTCCTTTTTGACCATTTCACCGAGAAAACTTATGTAACTTATTGCCAACTTTAGCGTATCGACTTTGCTCAGTTTCTTTTCATATGGAAGTGTTGGGATGTGCGACCGAAGACCCTCAAATGCTTCATTTATGCTCTGCATTCGACGTCGTTCACGTAAATTTGCGGCTTGTCGTTGTTGCGCTTGATGGTTGATACCTTTGTTACGGCGTGATTTGGGTATTCTGGAAGAGATATCGGttctgttaaaaaaaaagactcaatgtgttgtgtgttgacagtaacaacgaaaattttctactttctCTGAAAATCATGTGTTAGGACTGAGTAAAATAATGCGAAATTATCCTACTCTATCATAAGAAATTGGTCGACTTGGGTCATGTTATAGACTTTGAAAGATTACTGCACGACTGTGTCTTTACTCCACAAAAAAGCAACCACAAAAATCTGAGggaaaaattcatgtttacTCTGTATTCTAGCGTTAGCAATAATTTGGGATACTAGTTCTAGTGTTTCTTGAACAGACATTTCATCACTACTTCCTCTCCCCTTCATTTCTGTTGGAGCATCATGGAAAGTAAATTGCAATTTACTTttacgaaagctttttcgtgTGACAAACCTATTTTATTAGTCCCGTTTCcgatcaaaattatttctctgACTGTTAATGgctcaccaaaaaaaatgtcgaatcCTGATGTTCCTACTACTTCTTGGTTCTAGACACTAGACATTTCTAgtgtttttgacaattttttcggcttaaatttgagatttaaacaagtttgaagtcaccagaaatcagttcctaaaattaaGTGACGTCTTCA includes these proteins:
- the LOC119083073 gene encoding pancreas transcription factor 1 subunit alpha-like, which translates into the protein MFSMDAFDFEAVMSKHLFDGNQIHASGSTSSGSDFFMCDDYSSDSDVYSGFNSDQENNEEKIIPKSRRNKGINHQAQQRQAANLRERRRMQSINEAFEGLRSHIPTLPYEKKLSKVDTLKLAISYISFLGEMVKKDKNGNDTGLTGLQKHYKKEPPKKFIVKGRGE